The DNA sequence TCTTTGGGGCCCCTACCCCAAATGAACCGCCGGTCGCATGTGGCTTCGCTGACCCATGTACCGCCGGTTGCAAAACCGGGGCATTATAGCTCCCCCAGACCCCCTCTTTTCTCTAAACTGTGGCCGTGGCCGCCTATGGACCAGGGCTTATCGCCCTCCTCGTATTCCTGGGCCTATTCCCCCCCACCGCTCCCTTTAGCGAGCGCTTCCTCACCCCCCTGGTGGCCCTAGGGGGCGGGGTTTTCCTTTGGCTGGATGGGCGGAAAGCCTGGGGGCTTGGCCTCCTCTTCCTGGGCCTAGGGGACCTGGCCTGGACCTTGGAGGACCTAAAGCGCCTTCCCCGGGGTTTGCTCCTGGAGTTTCCCTATCTGGCGGGCTATGCCGCCTTAACCTGGGCTCTTCTCAAGGTCCCGGGGGAAAGGCCCAGGCTAAGCCTCCTCCTGGTGCCCCTGGTCCTTTTAGGCCTGGCCTCTGCCCTTAAACCGGAGCTGGGCATAGACCGGGTCTATAGCCTATGGGATGCCCTCCTGCTCCTCCTCCTTCTGCCCAGGCTGGAACCCCTGTTCCGGGAACGCCTTCTTGGAGAGCGGGTTCTTTGGGGTGTGGGGTTTCTCCTCTTTCTGGTGGCGGACATGGCCTATGCCTTCCTGGAGGCAGGGCCAGGCTACCCCACCGGCCACCCCGTCCACCTCCTTTGGAGCCTCGGGTACGTGCTTTTAACCTGGGGGGTGGCGGAGGAAGGCCGAAGGGGGAACACCTTCTGGGGGCAGGCCCTGGCCCTGGGAGGGCTTTTCCTGATGCCCGCCCTTCTCCTCCACGATCCCACCCCTTGGGAGGTACGGGTCATGGCCCTCTACGGCGGGCTGGTGGCAGGCCTGGGCCTCCTTTACGCCAACCACCTGGAGTGGCGCCGCACGGAGGAGAAAAACCTCCGCTGGACCCGCTTCTTGGAAGAGCTTGCCCGCCTTTCCCCTAGCGTCACCCAGACCCTAAGCCCGGAGGCCGTGCTGATGGGTGCCCTCGAGGCCACCCGCCACCTCCTGCCCCAGGCCGTGGGCCTGGAGGTGAGGGGAAGGCGGGGCCTGGTGGGGGAGCGGACTCCCCATTCCCTGGCCATTCCCTTAAACGGGGACACCGCTTACCTCTACCTGCAAGGTCCCCTGGAGGAACCCGTGCCCCCCAGCTTTCTCTCCCTCCTGGGGGAGCGGATCCGGCAGGTCCTGCGCCAGGTGGAGTGGGGCACCTTGGCCCTCACGGATCCCCTCACCGGGCTTTTGAACCGCCGGGGCCTCGAGGCGGAGCTCCCCAAGCTCCTGGCCCTGGCCCGGCGCTACCAGGCCCCCTTAAGCGTGGTCATGCTGGACATCGACCGCTTCAAGCGGGTGAACGATACCTACGGCCACCCGGTGGGCGATGAGGTCCTGAAGCTCCTGGGCCGCATCCTGCAGGCCAGCGTGCGCCGCGAGGACCTGGCGGTGCGCTACGGGGGGGAGGAGTTCCTCCTCATCCTCTACGGGGCCGATCGCCTTGCGGCCAAGGAGGTGGTGGAACGCATCCGCTACCGCTTCCGCCACCAGAGGGTGGATCCCATCCCCTATCCCCTCACCCTCTCCGCCGGCATCGCCGGGGGGGAGGTCCCGGAAGGCGAGGCCCAGCTGGAGGACTGGATCCTCAAGGCCGACTACGCCCTCCTCAGGGCCAAGGAAACCGGCCGCGACCGGGTGACCCTGGCCTAAAGCCCCTACTTCTTGGGCAT is a window from the Thermus neutrinimicus genome containing:
- a CDS encoding GGDEF domain-containing protein, with the translated sequence MAAYGPGLIALLVFLGLFPPTAPFSERFLTPLVALGGGVFLWLDGRKAWGLGLLFLGLGDLAWTLEDLKRLPRGLLLEFPYLAGYAALTWALLKVPGERPRLSLLLVPLVLLGLASALKPELGIDRVYSLWDALLLLLLLPRLEPLFRERLLGERVLWGVGFLLFLVADMAYAFLEAGPGYPTGHPVHLLWSLGYVLLTWGVAEEGRRGNTFWGQALALGGLFLMPALLLHDPTPWEVRVMALYGGLVAGLGLLYANHLEWRRTEEKNLRWTRFLEELARLSPSVTQTLSPEAVLMGALEATRHLLPQAVGLEVRGRRGLVGERTPHSLAIPLNGDTAYLYLQGPLEEPVPPSFLSLLGERIRQVLRQVEWGTLALTDPLTGLLNRRGLEAELPKLLALARRYQAPLSVVMLDIDRFKRVNDTYGHPVGDEVLKLLGRILQASVRREDLAVRYGGEEFLLILYGADRLAAKEVVERIRYRFRHQRVDPIPYPLTLSAGIAGGEVPEGEAQLEDWILKADYALLRAKETGRDRVTLA